From a region of the Thiomicrorhabdus sp. genome:
- the rnr gene encoding ribonuclease R, with amino-acid sequence MSKENTSGQQDPHAQREAEKYENPIPSREFILEVLEEAQKPLRLFQVAKAVDVDEDDEERFEALSRRMKAMVRDGQLIRNRRGAFGLLKKMDLIKGRVLGHPDGYGFLVPEEGGKDLFLSEKEMHKVLHGDIVIASVIGEDRRGRQEGAIIEITEHNTKQVLGRLNFEDGLSWVRPNNNRITQDIFIPNDGLLEAKEEQIVLVEIIHQPSVRSGPIGKIVEVVGDYMAAGMEIDSAIHAYGIPNEWSEELEAELANIPDEVTETDLEDRKDLRALQLVTIDGADTKDFDDAVFAKRRKNGWRLVVAIADVSHYVKPGTELDKEAFKRGNSVYFPQRVVPMLPSKLSDGLCSLNPKVDRLCMVADLSLTEDGKLERSQFYQAVMNSKARLTYTQVNDILTNEDSEYREEFKEQVPLLHDLHDLYKVLKVARAERGALEFETTETRMVFDEERKIQEIVPVTRNDAHKLIEECMLMANVATARYLKWHKMPILYRVHEKPMEERLKNLRTFLSDFGLTLEGGDEPTAHDYAAVSAKVAGEPHEHLVQTVLLRSMSQAVYQPENKGHFGLNYEHYAHFTSPIRRYPDLLIHRAIRHVWSKEGVEKFDYTENQMADLGQHCSDTERRADEATRDAVTFLKCEFLSHRIGGEYEAVVSAATNFGLFVELQPLYVEGLVHITELGEDYFHYDNARHCLKGERTGKTYRLGDRIKVQVAQVNLDDRKVDLRFIESLTEHVEPEMTDANGDDSAESQGEEEKKPGRKKRFYRKKKRSGSKPKAD; translated from the coding sequence GTGAGCAAAGAAAATACATCGGGTCAACAGGATCCACATGCACAGCGTGAAGCTGAGAAGTATGAAAACCCAATTCCTAGTAGAGAGTTTATTTTAGAAGTTTTAGAAGAGGCTCAAAAGCCTTTAAGACTTTTTCAAGTTGCTAAAGCAGTAGATGTTGATGAAGATGATGAAGAGCGTTTTGAAGCTCTTTCACGCCGTATGAAAGCAATGGTGCGTGATGGTCAACTAATTCGTAACCGTCGTGGTGCTTTTGGTCTTTTAAAGAAAATGGACTTAATCAAAGGTCGTGTTTTGGGCCACCCAGATGGTTACGGATTTTTAGTGCCTGAAGAAGGTGGTAAAGACCTATTCCTTTCTGAGAAAGAGATGCATAAAGTATTGCATGGCGATATCGTGATTGCATCGGTGATTGGTGAAGATCGTCGTGGTCGTCAAGAAGGTGCGATTATTGAAATTACCGAACATAACACTAAACAAGTGTTGGGTCGTTTAAATTTTGAAGATGGTTTATCTTGGGTTCGTCCAAACAATAATCGCATTACTCAAGATATCTTCATTCCTAATGACGGGTTACTTGAAGCTAAAGAAGAGCAGATTGTTTTAGTTGAAATTATCCACCAGCCATCTGTACGTTCTGGGCCAATCGGTAAAATTGTAGAAGTTGTTGGCGATTACATGGCGGCAGGAATGGAAATTGATTCTGCTATTCACGCTTATGGTATCCCTAATGAGTGGTCTGAAGAGCTTGAAGCTGAACTAGCAAATATTCCTGATGAAGTAACCGAAACGGATCTTGAAGATCGTAAAGATTTACGTGCTCTTCAGTTAGTGACTATTGATGGTGCTGATACTAAAGATTTTGATGATGCTGTTTTTGCAAAACGTCGTAAAAACGGTTGGCGTTTAGTGGTTGCGATTGCTGATGTTTCACATTATGTTAAGCCAGGTACAGAGCTTGATAAAGAAGCTTTTAAACGTGGTAATTCAGTTTACTTCCCGCAACGAGTTGTACCAATGTTGCCGTCTAAGTTATCTGATGGGTTGTGTTCGTTAAATCCTAAAGTTGACCGATTGTGTATGGTTGCAGATTTATCACTTACCGAAGATGGCAAGCTAGAACGTAGTCAGTTTTATCAAGCAGTGATGAATTCAAAAGCACGTTTAACGTACACGCAAGTGAACGATATCTTAACGAATGAAGACAGTGAATACCGTGAAGAGTTTAAAGAGCAAGTTCCTTTACTGCATGATCTGCATGATCTATATAAAGTATTAAAAGTTGCTCGTGCTGAACGTGGTGCTTTAGAGTTTGAAACTACTGAAACACGTATGGTATTTGATGAAGAACGTAAGATTCAAGAAATCGTTCCTGTCACTCGTAATGATGCTCATAAATTAATTGAAGAGTGTATGTTAATGGCTAACGTTGCAACTGCACGTTACCTAAAGTGGCATAAAATGCCAATACTTTATCGTGTTCACGAAAAACCAATGGAAGAACGTCTTAAAAACTTAAGAACTTTCTTATCAGACTTTGGTTTAACGTTGGAAGGTGGTGATGAGCCTACTGCACATGATTATGCTGCAGTTTCAGCTAAAGTTGCTGGTGAACCTCACGAACATTTAGTGCAAACCGTTCTTTTAAGAAGTATGAGTCAAGCCGTTTATCAACCAGAAAACAAAGGGCACTTTGGGTTGAATTACGAACATTACGCTCACTTTACTTCTCCTATACGTCGTTACCCAGACTTATTGATTCACCGTGCAATTCGTCACGTGTGGAGCAAAGAAGGGGTTGAGAAATTTGATTACACTGAAAACCAAATGGCTGATTTAGGGCAGCACTGTTCTGATACAGAAAGACGTGCAGATGAAGCAACTCGTGATGCCGTGACTTTCTTGAAGTGTGAATTCTTATCTCATCGTATTGGCGGTGAATATGAAGCAGTGGTTTCTGCGGCGACTAACTTTGGTTTGTTTGTTGAACTGCAACCTTTATATGTTGAAGGTTTGGTTCATATTACAGAGCTAGGTGAAGACTATTTCCATTACGATAATGCTCGTCATTGTTTGAAAGGTGAGCGTACAGGGAAAACATATCGTTTAGGTGATCGTATTAAAGTACAAGTGGCTCAGGTGAATTTAGATGATCGTAAAGTTGATTTACGTTTTATTGAAAGCCTCACGGAACATGTTGAACCAGAAATGACTGATGCTAATGGTGATGACTCTGCTGAATCACAAGGTGAAGAAGAGAAAAAACCAGGTCGTAAAAAACGTTTCTACCGTAAAAAGAAACGCTCTGGTTCAAAGCCAAAGGCTGACTAA